The following proteins come from a genomic window of Calditrichota bacterium:
- a CDS encoding phosphoglycerate kinase, with protein sequence MTKLTIDDLNLQGKRVLVRVDFNVPLNENLQITDNTRIKAALPTIGKIVESGGKAILMSHLGRPGGKVIENMRMAPVADELSRLLGKDVKYARDCIGKEVEKAVSEMNDGDVLLLENLRFHKEETKNDPEFAKQLARLGDVYINDAFGTAHRAHASTEGVTKFFSQCAAGYLIEKELKYLGSAIESPQRPLIAILGGAKISGKIDVIDNLLEKVDALLIGGGMSYTFLKAQNISIGNSLLEEDKIALAKAVLEKAAQKGVTLQLPFDHVIADEISEKAQVKTTNDTSIPDGWAGVDIGPKTIAQYEKILSDAKTVVWNGPMGVFEIDAFARGTMRIAEILAEITKKGAITVIGGGDSASALKKAGKTDQVTHVSTGGGASLEFLAGIKLPGIEALSDK encoded by the coding sequence ATGACGAAGCTGACAATTGATGATCTGAATTTGCAGGGGAAACGAGTTTTAGTGAGAGTTGATTTTAACGTGCCCTTAAATGAAAATCTGCAAATAACTGATAATACAAGAATTAAAGCGGCACTGCCGACAATCGGAAAAATTGTCGAATCCGGGGGCAAAGCAATTCTGATGTCCCATTTGGGCCGCCCCGGGGGAAAAGTAATCGAAAATATGCGCATGGCTCCGGTGGCTGATGAATTATCCCGACTGCTGGGCAAAGATGTAAAATATGCGCGCGATTGCATCGGCAAAGAAGTGGAAAAAGCAGTTTCGGAAATGAACGACGGCGATGTGCTGCTGTTGGAAAACCTGCGTTTCCACAAAGAAGAGACGAAAAACGATCCCGAGTTTGCCAAACAATTGGCGCGTCTGGGAGATGTTTACATAAATGACGCCTTTGGCACCGCCCATCGCGCTCACGCCTCGACAGAAGGAGTAACAAAATTCTTTAGTCAATGCGCCGCCGGTTATCTCATTGAAAAAGAATTAAAATATCTGGGCAGCGCTATTGAATCGCCGCAACGGCCGCTGATTGCCATTTTGGGCGGCGCAAAAATTTCCGGCAAAATAGACGTCATCGACAATTTGCTTGAAAAGGTGGATGCACTGTTGATTGGCGGCGGAATGAGCTATACTTTTTTGAAAGCGCAAAACATTTCCATCGGCAACTCGCTGCTGGAGGAAGATAAAATTGCTCTGGCAAAAGCCGTATTGGAAAAAGCAGCCCAAAAAGGCGTGACGCTCCAACTGCCCTTTGACCATGTGATTGCCGATGAAATCTCTGAAAAGGCACAGGTAAAAACTACCAACGACACCTCTATTCCCGACGGTTGGGCTGGCGTGGACATCGGGCCCAAAACCATTGCCCAATACGAAAAAATCCTCTCCGACGCCAAAACTGTCGTTTGGAACGGCCCCATGGGCGTGTTTGAAATTGACGCTTTTGCCAGAGGGACAATGCGCATTGCCGAGATACTGGCTGAAATTACCAAAAAAGGCGCCATCACCGTCATTGGCGGCGGTGACTCGGCTTCAGCCTTGAAAAAGGCGGGCAAAACAGATCAAGTTACGCACGTTTCGACTGGCGGCGGCGCGTCGCTGGAATTTTTAGCCGGCATCAAACTCCCCGGCATTGAGGCGCTGAGCGATAAATGA
- a CDS encoding alanine dehydrogenase, with translation MNIGIPKEILAEEHRISLTSQGVYSLVKEGHNVFIEHGAGEVSRFSDENFQKMGGQIVFSPEEIYKRSDLIVKVMPLTVEETKLLGSDQMIFSFLQLRFQSKEALENLIEKNVSAVGTELIEFGPKYRPLLVAMSEIAGNMLPQIAGRFLQSNNGGRGIAIGGFPGIPPATAVILGAGTLGFNAAKYFLALGAQVIVLDDDLIRLRYIEEHLRGNIITSVANHYSLERALKFADVFVGAIYQANKRTPIVITEELLKEMKKRALIIDASIDQGGCVETSRPTTHSDPVFVKHDILHYCVPNIPSATARTSSRAMNNIVLPIVQSIARIGVVETCRQNNALQTGTYIFNGKCVNRGLANIFDLPYEKFECK, from the coding sequence ATGAATATTGGTATCCCCAAAGAGATACTGGCTGAAGAGCATCGAATTTCTTTGACCAGTCAGGGTGTTTATTCGCTGGTGAAAGAAGGACACAATGTTTTTATCGAGCATGGGGCTGGTGAAGTAAGTAGATTTTCGGACGAGAATTTTCAAAAAATGGGCGGACAAATTGTTTTTTCTCCCGAAGAGATTTATAAACGAAGCGATTTGATTGTCAAAGTGATGCCCCTGACTGTAGAAGAAACGAAATTGCTTGGTAGCGATCAGATGATTTTTTCTTTTCTCCAATTGCGGTTTCAAAGCAAGGAAGCTTTGGAAAATTTAATTGAAAAAAATGTCAGCGCTGTCGGTACTGAACTCATTGAATTCGGTCCGAAATATCGCCCACTTTTGGTTGCGATGAGCGAAATTGCCGGTAACATGCTGCCGCAAATCGCCGGACGATTTTTGCAATCCAACAACGGAGGCCGCGGCATTGCCATCGGAGGCTTTCCCGGCATTCCGCCCGCAACAGCCGTCATCCTTGGCGCGGGGACATTGGGCTTCAATGCGGCGAAATATTTTCTGGCTCTCGGCGCGCAGGTGATTGTCCTCGACGATGATTTGATTCGACTGCGTTACATTGAAGAACATTTACGCGGAAACATCATCACCTCGGTCGCTAACCATTACTCACTAGAACGCGCGCTTAAATTTGCCGATGTGTTCGTTGGCGCGATTTACCAAGCGAATAAAAGAACTCCGATTGTGATTACTGAAGAATTATTGAAAGAAATGAAAAAACGAGCGCTGATCATTGACGCTTCCATCGATCAAGGCGGCTGTGTTGAAACAAGTCGGCCCACGACGCATTCCGATCCTGTATTTGTTAAACATGATATTTTGCACTATTGCGTTCCTAATATTCCGTCGGCTACGGCAAGGACTTCCTCGCGCGCGATGAATAATATTGTTTTGCCAATTGTCCAATCGATCGCCCGCATCGGCGTGGTTGAAACCTGCCGCCAGAACAATGCCCTGCAAACAGGGACCTATATCTTTAACGGCAAATGCGTCAATCGAGGATTAGCTAACATTTTTGATCTGCCTTATGAGAAATTTGAATGTAAATAA
- a CDS encoding acetyl-CoA hydrolase/transferase family protein: MKIIESYRNKLCSPEEAVSIIESGSRIYISGNAATPFPLVEALAKRKDELVDVDAVHVLLLGNDPLSAPGMEGHFRHKSLFVGPADRKAVNEGKADYFPIFLYQIPSLFDPNSGTLPLDMAIIQTSPPDEHGFLSFGVEDLATKAAAERAKKLIVQVNDKMPRTLGDCFIHISRADKIVEHSSDLPELQINAPSEVEKKIGEYIADLVEDGSTLQLGIGGIPDAALRAMDNKKDLGIHTEMVSDGVMEAIEKGMITGAKKKLHTGKVVATFLLGTKKLYEFTHNNPLFEMHPVEYTNDPFIIGQNNDMVAINSAIEVDLTGQVCSDSIGYRIYSGFGGQVDFIRGAARSQGGKPIIALPSTTRNGKVSKIVPHLKEGAGVVTSRGDVHYVVTEYGVAYLHGKSLRRRAEALIKIAHPDFRDELTHFAKEHHLI; this comes from the coding sequence ATGAAAATAATAGAGTCATACAGAAACAAGCTATGTTCCCCCGAAGAAGCAGTTTCAATCATAGAGAGCGGTTCGCGTATTTATATTTCCGGCAATGCCGCAACCCCATTTCCGTTAGTAGAGGCATTAGCCAAAAGAAAAGACGAATTAGTAGATGTCGATGCAGTGCATGTACTTCTTCTGGGCAATGATCCCCTGTCCGCTCCGGGGATGGAAGGCCATTTTCGCCACAAATCGCTGTTCGTCGGTCCTGCCGATAGAAAAGCTGTCAATGAAGGAAAAGCCGATTATTTTCCGATTTTTCTGTACCAGATCCCTTCACTGTTTGATCCCAACAGCGGCACGTTGCCGCTGGATATGGCAATTATTCAGACATCGCCGCCTGACGAACACGGATTTTTATCTTTCGGTGTAGAAGATCTGGCGACAAAAGCGGCGGCGGAGCGCGCGAAAAAACTGATAGTTCAGGTAAATGACAAAATGCCGCGTACGCTGGGCGATTGTTTCATTCATATTTCCCGCGCCGATAAAATCGTCGAACACTCATCTGATTTGCCCGAGTTGCAGATTAATGCCCCAAGTGAAGTGGAAAAGAAGATCGGCGAATATATTGCGGACCTCGTGGAAGACGGCTCAACTTTACAGTTGGGAATCGGCGGCATCCCCGACGCGGCGTTGCGTGCGATGGACAACAAAAAAGACCTGGGAATTCACACGGAGATGGTCTCTGACGGCGTCATGGAAGCGATTGAAAAAGGCATGATTACCGGAGCAAAAAAGAAACTCCACACTGGCAAGGTTGTTGCGACATTTCTGCTCGGCACAAAAAAATTGTACGAATTTACTCACAACAATCCGCTTTTTGAAATGCATCCGGTGGAATATACCAACGATCCGTTCATTATCGGCCAGAACAATGACATGGTCGCGATCAACTCAGCGATTGAAGTAGATTTGACCGGGCAAGTTTGTTCTGACTCCATCGGCTACAGAATTTACTCAGGTTTTGGCGGACAGGTCGATTTTATTCGCGGCGCGGCGCGTTCTCAAGGCGGTAAACCGATCATCGCGTTGCCGTCCACGACAAGAAACGGGAAAGTGAGCAAAATCGTTCCTCATTTGAAAGAAGGCGCCGGCGTGGTCACTTCTCGCGGCGATGTGCATTATGTGGTCACTGAATACGGCGTCGCCTACTTGCACGGAAAAAGTCTGCGGCGGCGCGCAGAGGCGCTCATCAAAATTGCGCACCCGGATTTCCGTGATGAATTGACGCATTTTGCCAAAGAACATCATTTAATTTAG
- a CDS encoding formate dehydrogenase accessory protein FdhE yields the protein MQNRSNNVQRFSRFYIDFHEKLFNVHVKCMRLLSAAVSFQKLNRIDVSARLSQRKPILHEALFQNIDEGAIDQLFDLVFPVFREFAYWRKEELLRLRELNDRRRFSLKKFIIALLSNDAATFSSFSKDYDISVQFTKIFTELVSAPFFELSAETFSHRIEQSHWNEAICPVCGSQPAFSEIDEQREIRTLWCRRCNTTWHYSVDKCPFCLNDDPQKQKLLFLSDRKPYRVEACDQCGQYLKTVNHSFLTNKIDFSVTNIATYYLDILAKHLGYELNDYLSFYFELSNHDNSS from the coding sequence ATGCAAAATCGATCGAATAACGTGCAACGATTTTCGAGATTTTACATCGATTTTCATGAAAAGCTTTTCAACGTACACGTGAAATGCATGCGTCTGTTGTCGGCGGCCGTTTCGTTTCAAAAACTTAACAGAATTGACGTTTCAGCAAGACTTTCACAACGCAAACCGATTTTGCACGAAGCTCTTTTTCAAAACATCGACGAAGGCGCCATTGATCAATTATTTGATCTCGTGTTTCCCGTCTTTCGTGAATTCGCTTATTGGAGAAAAGAAGAGCTGCTGCGACTGCGCGAATTGAATGATCGACGTCGCTTTTCGCTGAAAAAATTCATCATCGCTTTGCTCAGTAATGACGCCGCAACATTTTCGTCATTCAGCAAGGATTATGATATCTCTGTTCAATTCACCAAAATTTTCACCGAGTTGGTCAGCGCTCCGTTTTTCGAGCTCAGCGCAGAAACTTTCTCGCATCGTATCGAGCAAAGCCATTGGAACGAAGCAATTTGCCCGGTCTGCGGCAGCCAGCCCGCTTTTTCCGAAATTGACGAACAGCGAGAAATTCGCACGCTGTGGTGCCGACGCTGTAATACAACGTGGCACTACTCAGTCGACAAATGTCCGTTTTGTTTGAACGACGACCCCCAAAAGCAGAAATTGCTTTTTTTAAGCGACCGCAAGCCGTACCGCGTGGAAGCGTGCGATCAGTGCGGCCAGTATCTAAAAACAGTGAATCATTCCTTTTTGACAAATAAAATTGATTTCAGCGTGACCAATATCGCCACCTATTATCTCGACATTTTAGCGAAACATTTAGGCTATGAATTGAACGACTATTTATCTTTTTATTTTGAATTGAGCAACCATGACAACTCGTCATGA
- a CDS encoding TonB family protein produces MSDVKKQSAPETHEQDILHLATGSSSSGSTSISFYIEKFPREFKKGFFHNVDRVFAAILLLSFILNVSTILLLEKFTSTEVNEKTISKIQKQYAQLLLNNKSAAVGAMNSSAVSSNYEKDVQAISDLSAYMNVFPAGVTDYLNKFSPENLPFAESSAATNAPGLSREQMVDMRQSSADRRNLARSKIIRNVEKVGLLGLISSTSRAVDQEYVQDLLEYANKNSDELQTVLSKLDRIKKPYYGNGIYQQKLALRSAGTNYKAALKGKRKGADAEVDALIRNMAPLQKAKAEVVARNIRYEKVPSSSMASVNSLSNAKLRRDAKSVVATIRSHLRSLQDCYKRELRQTPSLRGKVLARFTVDPRGAVVAAELISSSFNNSRLENCLLAKIRRWRNFPPCDPSVGNQTFRQTFKFGM; encoded by the coding sequence GTGAGCGACGTTAAAAAGCAATCAGCGCCAGAAACGCACGAGCAAGATATTCTGCATTTAGCTACTGGTTCATCGAGTTCGGGTAGCACGAGTATTAGTTTTTATATTGAGAAATTCCCCCGTGAATTTAAAAAAGGCTTCTTTCATAATGTTGATAGAGTATTTGCTGCTATTCTGCTGCTTTCTTTCATTTTGAACGTCTCAACAATTCTGTTGTTGGAGAAATTCACTTCAACGGAAGTCAATGAGAAAACAATTTCCAAAATTCAGAAACAATATGCTCAACTTTTGTTGAACAATAAATCTGCCGCAGTCGGCGCCATGAATTCGAGTGCGGTTTCTTCAAATTATGAGAAAGATGTTCAAGCCATTTCAGACCTTTCCGCGTATATGAATGTTTTTCCCGCTGGCGTCACGGATTATCTCAACAAATTCTCACCAGAAAATTTGCCATTCGCCGAGTCGTCGGCGGCAACCAATGCCCCCGGTTTATCTCGCGAGCAGATGGTTGACATGCGACAATCCTCAGCCGATCGTCGGAACCTGGCGCGCAGCAAAATCATCCGAAACGTGGAGAAAGTTGGTCTGCTGGGACTAATTTCGTCCACAAGTCGCGCTGTGGATCAGGAATATGTTCAGGATCTGCTTGAGTATGCCAATAAGAATTCTGATGAATTGCAAACAGTGCTTTCCAAATTGGATCGCATCAAAAAACCTTATTACGGTAATGGAATTTATCAACAGAAGTTAGCCCTGCGCTCAGCGGGAACTAATTACAAAGCAGCTCTCAAAGGGAAGCGAAAAGGCGCAGACGCTGAAGTTGACGCTTTGATTCGCAATATGGCGCCGTTGCAAAAAGCAAAAGCGGAAGTTGTGGCTCGTAATATCCGTTACGAAAAAGTGCCCTCGAGTTCCATGGCAAGCGTGAATAGCTTGAGCAACGCGAAACTCAGGCGCGATGCAAAATCGGTTGTGGCGACAATTCGATCTCATTTGCGCTCGCTTCAGGATTGCTACAAAAGAGAGCTCAGGCAAACGCCTTCTTTGCGCGGTAAGGTTTTAGCGCGCTTTACGGTCGACCCGCGGGGCGCAGTTGTCGCTGCAGAACTCATTTCCTCGTCTTTTAATAATTCGCGCCTGGAAAATTGTCTGCTGGCGAAAATTCGTCGTTGGAGAAATTTCCCCCCCTGCGATCCCTCAGTGGGCAATCAGACATTTCGCCAGACGTTCAAGTTTGGCATGTAA
- a CDS encoding T9SS type A sorting domain-containing protein, whose amino-acid sequence MHCRSSSKFCPAPELPHPFNPETEITYQIPQRSNIELTVFNLQGQKIRTLFSGQQSTGTHRVKWNGVDEKGNAVASGVYLCQLRAGKFVATKKMLLLR is encoded by the coding sequence ATTCACTGTAGAAGTTCCTCAAAATTTTGCCCTGCTCCAGAACTACCCCATCCCTTCAACCCTGAAACCGAAATCACCTATCAAATTCCTCAAAGATCCAATATCGAACTGACGGTTTTCAATCTGCAGGGACAAAAAATCAGAACTTTGTTCAGCGGGCAGCAATCCACAGGAACGCACCGCGTGAAATGGAATGGAGTAGATGAAAAAGGCAATGCAGTCGCCAGCGGAGTTTATTTGTGTCAACTGCGCGCGGGCAAGTTTGTCGCAACGAAAAAGATGTTGTTGCTGCGTTAA
- a CDS encoding T9SS type A sorting domain-containing protein produces the protein MKENVVLQGAGADKCIIDGGNIYYGWPDNFVIYCDSITNGKIDGFTIKYSKGGGIGCLESFPIITNNKIINCLSRGILCLFRYPLIQHPTINGNTITGNGLGLYYMLDGLEYLTVDTLDASNNWWGTTVESEIQTGIRELEGPYMYYYVHYSPWLTEPIDSLPQLEEGLHWNNIYDNKELNLCIADVRLSIDEKRQISVPGQIYLYQNYPNPFNLATVIHYQLSNKTSIHTTLKIYNLIGKEVRTLVNNIQSAGEYQAVWDGKDKYGNMVTSGIYFYKLISGSLSRTKKLILTK, from the coding sequence ATGAAGGAGAATGTGGTATTGCAAGGTGCTGGAGCAGATAAGTGTATCATTGATGGTGGAAATATTTACTATGGTTGGCCTGATAATTTTGTTATTTATTGTGACTCAATAACCAATGGGAAAATAGATGGTTTTACTATAAAATATTCTAAAGGAGGAGGTATCGGTTGTTTAGAATCTTTTCCAATCATTACGAATAACAAAATTATTAATTGTTTGAGTAGAGGCATATTATGCCTTTTCCGTTATCCTCTGATACAACATCCTACCATAAATGGTAACACAATTACTGGAAACGGGCTAGGATTATATTATATGTTGGACGGATTAGAATATTTAACAGTTGATACGTTGGATGCCAGTAATAATTGGTGGGGCACGACCGTAGAATCGGAAATTCAGACAGGAATTCGAGAGCTTGAAGGACCCTATATGTATTATTATGTACATTACTCCCCCTGGTTAACAGAACCAATCGATTCATTGCCGCAGTTAGAGGAAGGCCTCCATTGGAATAACATTTATGATAATAAAGAATTAAACCTTTGTATTGCTGATGTTCGATTGTCTATTGATGAAAAACGACAAATATCTGTTCCCGGGCAAATCTATCTTTATCAAAACTATCCTAATCCGTTTAATTTAGCTACTGTAATTCATTATCAATTATCCAACAAAACATCTATTCATACTACTTTAAAAATATATAATTTGATTGGAAAGGAGGTGAGAACATTAGTTAATAACATCCAATCTGCTGGAGAATACCAGGCAGTTTGGGATGGAAAGGATAAATATGGAAACATGGTAACCAGCGGAATTTATTTTTACAAATTGATCTCTGGTTCATTGTCTCGAACTAAAAAACTTATTTTAACAAAATGA
- a CDS encoding SAM-dependent chlorinase/fluorinase, whose translation MGTMKGVILGIHPAMQIIDITHQIPPQDVEAAAFVLQNSYRFFPAGAIHLAVVDPGVGTQRRIIIAETERYFFVAPDNALLKYIFHEDHIKRVVEATNRDFFRREISRTFHGRDIFAPLSAHLALGISLDKFGNEIHDYARGEIKLPVIEDKKIRGQIIYIDHFGNLITNIPTSSLKISRFFSISVGTLTIKKLSNSYAEVEKDEPVALFGSSAYLEIGIRNGNASEKLHIQRDEEVIVTMI comes from the coding sequence GTGGGAACGATGAAGGGCGTCATTCTCGGAATCCATCCGGCAATGCAAATTATCGACATTACTCATCAAATACCGCCGCAGGACGTCGAAGCCGCCGCTTTTGTTTTGCAAAACAGTTATCGTTTTTTCCCGGCAGGAGCAATCCATCTTGCCGTTGTCGATCCCGGCGTGGGGACACAGCGGAGAATCATCATCGCAGAGACAGAACGCTATTTTTTTGTCGCACCGGACAACGCTCTTCTCAAATACATTTTTCACGAAGATCATATTAAGCGCGTCGTGGAAGCGACCAATCGGGATTTTTTTCGCAGAGAGATCAGTCGCACATTTCATGGCAGAGATATTTTTGCCCCGCTCTCAGCGCATCTGGCTCTGGGAATTTCCCTTGATAAATTTGGCAATGAAATCCACGATTACGCCCGCGGCGAAATCAAATTGCCGGTAATCGAGGACAAGAAAATCAGAGGACAAATTATTTACATCGACCATTTCGGAAATTTAATCACCAATATTCCAACGAGCTCTTTGAAAATAAGTCGATTTTTTTCTATTTCTGTGGGAACTCTGACCATCAAAAAATTGTCAAACTCTTACGCAGAAGTTGAAAAAGACGAACCTGTCGCTCTGTTTGGCAGTTCCGCTTATCTGGAAATCGGAATCAGAAACGGCAATGCCAGTGAAAAACTGCATATTCAGCGAGACGAAGAAGTGATTGTTACGATGATTTGA
- a CDS encoding ROK family protein, protein MSLYVGLDLGGTNLKYALGDETGNLLVDKFRPSHADVSRESVFDTMAAAVEEMIVAAEKIGEKISGIGVGSPGSIDFEEGRLIGGTPNIVNWADAPIKATLEKRFSLPVVADNDANIMALAEARLGAAKGFQNILCLTLGTGIGGGILFGGKMWRGSHFSGAEVGHFIINYGGRLCNCGNHGCFEQYASATGLVKNFKKVLEMHREEQNFPEINPRMIFKLGLENHPLALEAIYQTIDYLAAGIASIANVIDPEIVVIGGGISETEFDLIGLTQKKIKEFSVKAITAKLIIKRAEMGNKAGTVGAILLAAENC, encoded by the coding sequence ATGAGTTTGTATGTTGGGCTTGATTTGGGAGGCACGAATCTAAAGTATGCGCTGGGAGATGAAACCGGGAATCTGCTCGTTGATAAGTTTCGTCCGTCCCATGCCGATGTATCAAGAGAGTCTGTTTTTGATACGATGGCCGCGGCGGTGGAAGAAATGATCGTCGCGGCAGAAAAAATTGGAGAAAAGATCAGTGGGATCGGTGTGGGCAGTCCGGGAAGCATTGATTTTGAAGAAGGGCGGCTTATCGGCGGCACACCCAATATTGTGAATTGGGCGGACGCTCCCATCAAAGCCACGCTGGAAAAAAGATTTTCCTTGCCGGTTGTCGCTGATAATGATGCGAATATTATGGCGCTCGCCGAGGCGCGGCTTGGCGCGGCAAAAGGCTTTCAAAATATTCTCTGTCTCACGTTGGGAACCGGAATCGGCGGCGGGATATTATTTGGCGGAAAAATGTGGCGCGGCTCGCATTTTTCCGGCGCAGAAGTCGGACACTTTATTATCAATTATGGCGGCCGGTTGTGCAACTGCGGAAATCACGGCTGTTTTGAGCAATACGCTTCGGCGACGGGACTGGTGAAAAATTTTAAAAAGGTCCTGGAGATGCACCGAGAGGAACAAAATTTTCCTGAAATAAATCCGAGAATGATTTTCAAATTGGGACTGGAAAATCATCCGTTGGCGTTAGAAGCAATTTACCAGACAATAGATTATTTAGCGGCGGGAATCGCCAGCATTGCCAATGTGATCGATCCGGAAATTGTCGTCATCGGCGGAGGAATTTCCGAAACGGAATTCGATCTGATTGGGTTAACGCAAAAGAAAATCAAAGAATTTTCTGTAAAGGCGATCACCGCAAAGCTCATCATTAAACGCGCTGAAATGGGGAACAAAGCGGGCACTGTTGGCGCGATTTTGTTAGCCGCGGAAAATTGCTGA
- a CDS encoding DUF4412 domain-containing protein encodes MMKKQKIVVIATVILALIASAFATSNLFAQKKFEGYWENETITKTSTKFTGTKTKIEHEKIYYKAGKMKQVNLTDNTISIIRLDKGLSWTLNPKEKTYIEIRFEDVQRNMKALRGEMAQKMNQLSAEEKEQMKKMMGDKFNAMFGEQTMPTVSFKVTGKKKTISGYNCKQVILSLNNEPMMEMWLTNKYSFGNDFLKMYEKTGLIKGKIPNSKELQGFPIYTKVDMNLGIGKSVSETTIKKIVPQRISDKEFELPAGYTKQESPMPF; translated from the coding sequence ATGATGAAGAAGCAAAAAATCGTCGTTATCGCAACAGTTATTCTTGCCCTGATCGCGTCGGCATTCGCAACCAGCAATTTATTCGCCCAGAAAAAATTCGAAGGGTATTGGGAAAACGAAACGATCACCAAAACTTCGACAAAGTTCACCGGCACAAAAACAAAAATCGAGCATGAGAAAATTTATTACAAAGCCGGAAAAATGAAACAGGTCAATCTAACGGACAATACGATTTCAATCATACGGTTGGATAAAGGCTTATCGTGGACGCTCAATCCGAAAGAAAAAACGTACATCGAAATCCGTTTTGAGGATGTGCAAAGAAATATGAAAGCCCTCCGCGGTGAAATGGCTCAAAAAATGAATCAGCTCAGCGCTGAAGAGAAAGAACAGATGAAAAAAATGATGGGCGATAAATTCAATGCCATGTTTGGCGAACAGACGATGCCTACTGTTTCCTTCAAAGTAACCGGGAAGAAAAAGACGATTAGCGGCTACAACTGCAAACAAGTGATACTCTCACTTAACAATGAGCCGATGATGGAAATGTGGCTCACAAATAAGTACAGCTTTGGCAATGACTTCCTGAAAATGTATGAGAAAACAGGCCTCATCAAAGGTAAAATTCCCAATTCAAAGGAATTACAAGGGTTCCCGATTTACACCAAAGTTGACATGAATTTGGGCATCGGCAAATCAGTGAGTGAGACAACCATAAAAAAAATTGTGCCGCAAAGAATTTCCGACAAAGAATTTGAACTGCCCGCCGGCTATACCAAGCAAGAAAGTCCAATGCCATTTTAA
- a CDS encoding site-2 protease family protein has product MSNDNYEYTYPDYSQPTQKKSLLQKVEGKRIQINILLFLLTILTTYYVNSLSYSLSIISILLAHEMGHYLMCRKYRIDVTLPYFIPVPLEPFGTMGAFIRMKSPIPSRKALFDVGAAGPIAGLIVTIPVLIIGLKLSTFVPQIQSQGAHIYLGESLLFSKLAKIILGPEPKGFDTMLHPMAYAGWAGLFVTALNLLPIGQLDGGHVLYALFGRKSQTIYKFALGAFIVLCALWYQGWILLVLLLIWFGFRHPNPIDDFHQIDGKRRIVGYFLFVIFLISFVPVPFHIN; this is encoded by the coding sequence ATGAGCAACGATAATTACGAGTACACATATCCCGACTATTCGCAGCCCACGCAAAAAAAATCTTTGCTTCAGAAAGTCGAAGGAAAACGCATTCAAATCAATATTTTGCTTTTTTTATTGACTATTCTGACCACCTATTACGTCAACAGTCTATCATACTCTCTCTCGATTATTTCAATTTTATTGGCCCATGAGATGGGCCACTATTTAATGTGCCGAAAGTATCGCATCGACGTCACTCTCCCCTATTTTATTCCCGTGCCGCTGGAACCGTTTGGCACCATGGGCGCGTTCATCAGAATGAAATCGCCCATTCCGAGTCGAAAAGCGCTGTTTGATGTCGGCGCTGCGGGACCGATTGCAGGATTAATTGTGACAATTCCAGTGCTCATCATCGGGTTGAAGCTATCTACTTTCGTGCCCCAAATCCAATCTCAGGGCGCGCATATCTACCTTGGCGAATCACTTTTGTTTTCCAAACTTGCAAAAATCATTTTAGGCCCGGAGCCCAAAGGTTTCGATACCATGCTTCATCCCATGGCCTACGCTGGCTGGGCCGGACTTTTTGTCACGGCGCTCAATTTGCTCCCCATCGGCCAACTTGACGGTGGGCATGTGCTTTATGCGCTTTTCGGACGAAAAAGTCAAACCATTTACAAATTTGCGTTAGGCGCTTTCATTGTCCTGTGCGCTCTCTGGTACCAGGGATGGATTCTGCTGGTTTTGCTTTTGATCTGGTTCGGCTTTCGCCATCCGAATCCCATTGACGATTTCCATCAAATCGACGGAAAACGCCGCATCGTTGGTTATTTTCTCTTTGTAATTTTTCTGATCTCTTTCGTTCCGGTGCCTTTCCACATTAATTGA